From a region of the Saccharomycodes ludwigii strain NBRC 1722 chromosome VII, whole genome shotgun sequence genome:
- a CDS encoding uncharacterized protein (similar to Saccharomyces cerevisiae YHL008C | putative protein of unknown function), which translates to MVDDSYYITPHETALAVIATAMKKSRLRLDTLIVNSIMGGILFSAGSMLYLNVNSMSPGSEETSPGLLNHIGALTYSFGLFYVVICGVDLFNSNVLFFTVGVLRGAVNIYDLLISWFVSWWGNFGGTLFMCYIICHLSGITSKTDMKEGSKAIVDKKIEYNFIETFIKGIAGNFCVCLAVYLQLMAKPLHVKLLMIILPIFTFVAMSFTHVVADMYLLMMGMINGADLSIAKFVWRSMLPATLGNIVGGAFFGAVIPFYLHLVVVERDRKRLDLPEFEARDEQPELNTDSRVVRLSPPEAHWEEEQDTSSDEDEDDGNETEKLGESTSDSYTDSDNAGDKELRPYTPGILAKKRTTLNDSLKKVKTRRSPAGVFPVRGMGPPLARERTIVDPEDIDEVIDKSLHKSGKERERNRSLTRGKTVTIAENHGNNYIDNDNDNDNDRHSAGDSSLNSFDLMPSNSDADSEIYNPVEEYERSRNSSDNSIKSLSKRETLKKIETKQLKRYEQEGGYNVMNHKLGTQLERAITKLAPIKSWRSSLDEQEGDSANVNASLPRTNQDLENNVFTRTATEVQTASPKIFNALKKTFTVRKEPDTVNNFHDRLSAAGITQRAADASDYISGVEDYKNMQVPTRSANSNVDSASIKPSITAPPKALKRSVSKYYNGSENVGNKEI; encoded by the coding sequence ATGGTTGATGATTCTTACTATATTACACCACATGAAACTGCATTGGCAGTTATAGCAACTGcaatgaaaaaatcaaGACTACGACTAGATACCTTAATAGTGAATTCCATAATGGGAGGAATTCTTTTCAGCGCAGGTAGTATGTTATACCTTAATGTAAATTCAATGAGTCCTGGGTCAGAAGAGACCTCGCCTGGCTTGCTAAACCATATAGGGGCGTTGACTTATTCATTTGGACTTTTTTATGTTGTTATATGTGGTGTTGATCTCTTTAACAgtaatgttttatttttcacaGTTGGTGTTTTGAGAGGTGCAGTGAATATATAcgatttattaatttcgTGGTTTGTCAGTTGGTGGGGAAATTTTGGGGGCACATTATTCATGTGTTATATCATATGTCACTTAAGTGGTATTACTTCCAAAACCGATATGAAGGAAGGTTCTAAAGCTATCgtagataaaaaaatagaatacaattttattgaaaCGTTTATTAAGGGAATTGCCGGTAATTTTTGTGTTTGTCTAGCTGTTTATTTACAATTGATGGCAAAGCCTTTGCATGTTAAACTACTAATGATCATTTTGCCAATTTTCACCTTTGTTGCAATGAGTTTTACTCATGTGGTTGCAGATATGTATTTACTTATGATGGGAATGATTAATGGTGCAGATCTATCAATTGCCAAGTTTGTGTGGAGGTCAATGCTTCCGGCTACTCTAGGAAATATAGTTGGTGGTGCTTTTTTTGGGGCAGTCATTCCCTTCTATTTGCATttagttgttgttgaaagaGATAGAAAGAGGTTAGACTTGCCAGAATTTGAAGCTAGAGACGAACAACCAGAATTAAATACAGATTCAAGAGTTGTTAGATTATCACCTCCTGAAGCCCATTGGGAAGAGGAGCAGGACACTTCTTccgatgaagatgaagatgatggtAATGAAACCGAAAAACTTGGAGAAAGCACAAGTGACAGTTATACTGATTCAGACAATGCAGGTGATAAGGAGTTGAGGCCTTATACACCTGGAATActtgcaaaaaaaagaaccaCACTCAACGATTCTCtgaaaaaagtgaaaacaAGAAGATCACCGGCAGGTGTATTTCCTGTCAGAGGCATGGGACCACCTTTAGCAAGAGAACGAACAATTGTAGACCCAGAAGATATTGATGAAGTTATTGATAAAAGTTTACACAAATCGGGAAaagaaagggaaagaaaTCGGTCACTTACCAGAGGAAAGACTGTCACAATTGCGGAAAATCATGGGAATAACTATAtagataatgataatgataatgataatgatcgTCACAGTGCTGGCGACTCTAGTTTAAATAGCTTTGATTTGATGCCTTCCAATAGCGATGCAGATTCTGAAATATATAATCCAGTGGAAGAATATGAAAGATCTAGGAATTCATCGgataattcaataaaatcaCTGTCAAAGCGCGAaactttaaagaaaatcgaaacaaaacaattaaagAGATATGAACAAGAAGGTGGATATAATGTCATGAATCATAAGTTGGGTACTCAGTTAGAAAGGGCAATTACCAAGTTGGCGCCTATTAAAAGTTGGAGAAGTAGTTTAGATGAACAAGAAGGTGATAGTGCTAATGTTAACGCATCTTTACCACGTACTAATCAAGACTTAGAAAATAATGTGTTTACCAGAACTGCAACAGAGGTTCAAACAGCGTCTCCTAAAATCTTTAATGCACTGAAAAAAACATTCACTGTCCGTAAGGAGCCTGATACtgtaaataattttcatGATCGTCTATCAGCGGCCGGAATTACTCAAAGGGCAGCGGATGCATCTGATTATATATCTGGTGTAGAAgattacaaaaatatgCAAGTACCAACAAGATCCGCTAATAGTAATGTGGACTCTGCATCAATAAAACCATCAATTACAGCGCCTCCCAAAGCACTAAAGAGATCTGTCTCCAAATATTACAATGGCTCGGAAAATGTAGGTAATAAAGAGATATAG